A window of Paenibacillus sp. 19GGS1-52 contains these coding sequences:
- a CDS encoding class I SAM-dependent methyltransferase, which translates to MSEWYEESFGEDYLIVYRHRDFGGARREVEQMIGWLDLSLGAKVLDLCCGMGRHSLALSEAGYEVTGVDLSEPLLREARSQDGAEEVTWVRSDMRKLPLEGGFDAVVNLFTSFGYFEEDEEQVKVLREIHRMLKPGGKFIIDFLNPAHVIRHLVPHSTREDGENLIDESRRIEDGYVMKDIVLTSKSDGTPRQYHERVKLYSLEKFQEMIKEAGLQLKAVHGSYNEDVYIAEDSTRMIFRGLRL; encoded by the coding sequence ATGAGCGAATGGTATGAAGAGAGCTTTGGAGAGGATTATCTGATCGTATATAGACATCGGGACTTTGGTGGAGCACGTCGGGAGGTAGAGCAAATGATCGGCTGGCTGGATCTATCCCTTGGTGCTAAGGTGCTCGATTTATGCTGTGGTATGGGGCGTCATTCGCTGGCGCTCTCGGAAGCAGGATACGAGGTTACTGGTGTTGATCTGTCAGAGCCTTTGTTGCGCGAAGCACGTTCCCAGGATGGAGCTGAAGAAGTCACCTGGGTGCGCTCCGATATGCGAAAGCTGCCGCTAGAAGGAGGCTTCGACGCAGTGGTCAATCTGTTCACCTCTTTTGGTTACTTTGAAGAAGATGAAGAGCAGGTAAAGGTACTGCGTGAAATCCACCGCATGCTGAAGCCTGGCGGAAAGTTCATTATTGATTTTCTAAATCCTGCGCATGTGATTCGCCACCTTGTCCCCCATTCCACCCGTGAGGACGGAGAGAACCTGATCGACGAGTCGCGTCGAATCGAGGACGGCTATGTGATGAAGGATATTGTTCTTACTTCCAAAAGTGACGGAACGCCTCGCCAATACCATGAACGTGTAAAGCTGTATTCTCTGGAGAAATTTCAGGAGATGATAAAGGAAGCTGGCTTGCAGCTGAAGGCAGTGCATGGCAGCTATAATGAAGATGTCTATATTGCAGAAGATTCAACACGAATGATTTTTAGAGGCTTGCGGCTATAG